Proteins from a genomic interval of Zingiber officinale cultivar Zhangliang chromosome 1B, Zo_v1.1, whole genome shotgun sequence:
- the LOC122037902 gene encoding chloride conductance regulatory protein ICln-like: MGLGLLHFDGRVIDDDGRPLLESDDGEELMHVEPGIVVALGSRPMESPGTLYVTSRRVIWLSDADKGKGYAVDFLSLSLHTVSRDLETYPFPCIYTQIEIGDEDEESESSDSESNDDLELSKVTEMRLLPSNAGKFMFVNHVVSV; encoded by the exons atgggtttagggttgttgcACTTCGATGGTCGCGTCATCGACGATGATGGACGGCCCCTGCTGGAATCCGACGACGGCGAGGAGCTGATGCATGTTGAGCCTGGCATCGTCGTCGCCCTCGGTTCCCGACCCATGGAGTCACCTGGAACTCTCTATGTCACCTCAAG GAGAGTGATTTGGCTGAGCGACGCCGACAAAGGGAAAGGGTATGCGGTGGATTTCTTGTCGTTGTCCCTCCACACTGTGTCAAGGGACTTGGAGACCTACCCCTTTCCTTGCATCTATACTCAG ATCGAGATAGGCGACGAAGATGAAGAGTCTGAAAGCTCAGATTCAGAAAGTAATGATGATTTGGAATTGTCAAAAGTCACTGAAATGAGACTTCTTCCTTCAAATGCTGGAAAGT TTATGTTTGTGAATCATGTTGTTAGTGTGTAG